In the genome of Roseovarius sp. Pro17, the window TGGCGTGGCAGATGGCCGGGCGGCGGGTCGGACTGATTGTCGCCGTGGCGCTGGTGGCTCTGGGGCTGCTGGACCCGAGGGCCTGGCCGTTGGCCATGACCACATTGGCCATCGTACTTAGCTCGGTTTTCGTCTGCATGATCATCGGGCTGCCGTTGGGTATACTGGCGGCGAAATCGGATCGCCTTGAGACTGTTCTGCGTCCCGTGCTGGACACGATGCAGACCATTCCCGCCTTTGTTTATCTGGTGCCGGTCGTGATGTTGGTGGGGATCGGCAACGTGTCGGGTATCATCGTGACGGTGGTGTTTGCGCTGCCGCCGCTCATCAGGCTCACTGCGCTGGGCATCCGGCAGGTCGACCGCAGCGTGGTCGAGGCGGCGCGCGCCTTTGGTGCCAGCCCCCGGCAGATTATGATGAAGGTCGAGCTGCCTCTGGCGCTACCGACGATCATGGCGGGCGTTAACCAGACGATCATGCTGGCCCTGTCGATGGTGGTGATCGCGTCGATGATCGCGGTCAAGGGCCTCGGCAACGAAGTGCTGCGCGCTATGGGGCGGCTGGACGCGGGCAAGGCCATCGTTGGCGGCCTCGGCATCGTGATCCTTGCTATCGTGCTGGACCGCATCTCGCAGGGTGTCGCGCAGACGGGGCGCGAGCGGGGTCATCGCCATTGGTGGGAGGCGGGGCCTGTGGGCCTCGTCATTCGCGCCACGCGTGGGCGTAAAATCGATACGACAGGCTCCGCCCGCAAATCGGCCCGCGTGCGCGAGACTACTGAGGAGTCCGGGCCGGACAAAAAACCAAAGGGAGTTAAAGTATGACAAAGCATTTTGGCCTCTCGGCCACCTTCCTCTCGGCTGCTTTGCTGGTGGCCGGTGGGGCAATGGCGAACGACACGCCGGGCGAGGGCGTAACCATACGTCCGATCGAAGGCACGCTGCTGGAGGAGCGGTTCCAGAACCAGATCATCTATCGCGCGCTGCAAGATCTGGGATACACCATCGGCGATCCGCAATCGGTGGAATACCAGACGATCCACCTTGCCATCGGCTCGGGTGATGGCGATTTCACGACCGTTCACTACGATCCGCTGCACAAGGCATTCTTTGAGGAATCCGGCGGCGAAGAGGCCATGCGCCGGGTTGGTCATCTGATCACGGGCGCAGTTCAGGGCTATCTGGTCGACAAGGCGTCATATGATGCTGGCGTGACCAATATCGGCGATCTGAAAGATCCCGAAGTGGCCAAGCGGTTCGACGCCAATGGCGACGGCACCGCCGATCTGGCCGGCTGCCCACCGGGCTGGGGCTGTGAACGTGTGATCGAGCATCAACTGGACGCGTACGAACTGCGCGACACTGTCACGCATAATCAAGGTGCTTACAGCGCCATCATCGGCGAGACGATCGCGCGCGAACAGGCGGGCGAGTCGGTCATCTACTACACTTGGACCCCCTATTGGGTGTCGGGCGTTCTGGTGCCGGGCGAAAATGTCGAATGGCTGGAAGTGCCTGAAACCTCGCTGCCCGACGGGCAAACCGGCAATACCGAATTCGAGGGTCGCAATCTGGGCTGGGCGGTGAACGAGTTGCGCATCGTTGCCAGCACCGCGTTTCTCGATGCCAATCCGGCTGCGGAAAAGCTGTTTGAACTGGCCGAAATCCCGATCAACGACGTGTCGGCCCAAAACAGCCGGATGCAGGACGGAGAAGATTCAATCGAGGATATCGACAGCGACGTCGACGATTGGATCGCCGAGAACCAAGAGGCCTACGACGGCTGGATAGCCGAGGCACGCAAAGCGGCTGAGTGATCCGACTGCGCGATGAAATCGGCCCGGAGCGTCGTGCGCTTCGGGCATTTCCACTGATGAAACAGGCTAACGTCGCCTCGTGACGGCGAGGGGCGGGCCTAGAATGATCTCGCTTGTGACTTGTCGCTTGTTGTTTATCGGCCATGTCGGACGGACCGCAAAGCGCACGAAGCGGCGGTTCGGCTATTTATCCGCAAGACCGCTTTCGATCGCGGACAGGCCCGCTTCATAAATTCCGGCAATCGCTGCCTCCATGGAGGGGTCGTCAGACGAAAAGTGGCCAATCCAACTGATGAGTGATCCGTTCAAGGATTCAATCGAAAACGTCGCCGTGTAGTTTTCGATCGGCAGCGGCGAGCTTACGATGCTGTATGTGTAGGACTGCCCGGCTTCGAAGGCTATGCGCTTTTCAACAAATTCCCCGCCTTCGACCGTGGTCAGGATGCGATGTAACGCTCCATCCTTCGCTTTAAGCGCACAATCTGCAATCGCGGGATGCCAATCGTCGATATCGCAAAAGTCTCCAGCCATGTTCCATGCATCCGTAGCTGAGGACGAAAGCTGAAGTGTACGCTGAACTTTGTAGTCCGCGGACCACACAGCAGTTGCTTGGAATGCAGTAAAAGCTACGAAAGTCGTCATCATTGCGAGTTTCATAAAATTTCCAGTCTTAAATGTGAATACATAGACTATACCTCATTTTTCTTACAAAGTGTCGGTATTCTAATCGCTGGCGTGACCATGATCTAAGCCATCTTGGCTTGCGCTTCGGGCGGTAGGCATCCAAGCAATCTGGTTTTCTGGCGGTAGAGGGCTCACAGCAGACCTTTATCCGCACAAGAACGGAGTCGGGTCGAGGCCGCAGCGGTGCGGTTCCATCAAACGTCCGGAGCATTTGAACTTAGCACGCGCATTACGCATGTTCCTGATTTGAATGCGCAAATTGAGACGGCTTAACTGATCTCGTGATCCGCCATGCCCTCCAGCGCGCGGATCAGCGCGGAATGGTCGGCCTCTGAATGGCCGCTCGCGCTGGCTGCATTGAACAGCTCCTGACAGGTGGCCGTATTGGGTAGGGAAACACCCAATTCGCGCGCGGCACTAAGGGCCAGGTTCAGATCCTTCTGATGCAGCTTGATCCGGAAACCCGGATCGAAGGTGCGGTTGATCATCCGCTCGCCGTGGACCTCCAGAATTTTCGACGATGCGAAGCCGCCCATCAGGGCCTTGCGCACGGTGGCCGGATCACAACCCGCCTTGGAGGCAAAGACCAGCGCCTCGGACACCGCCTCGATATTCAAGGCAACGATGATCTGATTGGCGATCTTGCAGGTCTGCCCGGCGCCATTATGCGTGCCGATCAACGTGATATTCTTGCCCATCAGCTCAAACAGCGGCAGTGCGCGTTGATATGCCTCTTGTGGCCCGCCGACCATGATCGTCAGCGTCTGCGCCTTGGCGCCGACCTGACCGCCGGACACCGGCGCATCCAGATAAAGCGCGCCCGCCTCGTTCACCAGCGTCGCCAGCTCGGCGGTGACGATGGGGCTGATCGAACTCATGTCGATGACCAGCGTATCCTTGCGCAGCCCCTCTAACAGCCCGCCCTCGCCGCGCACCACGCGGCTGACATCCGGAGTGTCGGGGACCATCACGATGATGATGTCGCAGGCGGCGGCCACCTTGGCGGGGGTGTCCAGAACCTTGACCGCTGCGCTGCTTAACTCATCCGGCAGGGGCGAGCGGTTGAGGCTGGTATGGAGGGTATGCCCCGCGTCCGACAGATGCTTTGCCATGGGCGCGCCCATGACGCCGAGCCCGATAAATCCGATATCCACGTTATGTCCTCCGCTTGATTTCGCGTTAGTAGCACAGATCGCGCTGGATCGGGTTCAGCAGGGGCTTGCCCGCCAGAAAGAGCTGCATGTTACGAAAGAACAGGCCCAGCGTCAGCGGCACATAGGCATCGCCATCATCCGCCGACACATGCGGCGTGACGATCAGGTTGCGCGTGGTCCACAGACGCGAATCCCCGGCAATCGGTTCGGGGTCGAACACATCAAGGATCGCGCCACCAAGGCTGCCATCCTCCAGCTTGTCACACAGCGCGCCGTAATCCATCACCGCCTCGCGCCCGATATTGATGATGCCTGCACCCGATTTCATCAGATCCAGCCTGCGCCGGTCCATCAGACCGCGCGTTTCGGGCGTGTCAGGCGTGGCGATCAGCAGGTAGTCGGCGCGCGGCAGCACGTTGTCCAGATCGGCGGTCGTGACGACCTCGTCACAGCCGTCGATCGCGCGGCCAGACCGGTTCACCCCGATCACATGCACGCCGAGCCCTTGCACCTGTTTGGCCGCCGCGCCACCCAGGCTGCCCGTGCCCAGAACCACCAACGTTTTGCCCGCGATGGGCGAGGCATAGAGCGAGTCGTAGATCGCCTTGCGCTGGTTGGTGATGATCGCGGGCATGTGCGAGTGCAGCATAAGCACGGCCATCAGCCCGAATTCACCGGCCTTGGCTGCGTGAACGCCCTTGTTGTTCGTCAGCGTCACGGTATCCGGCAGCCAGTCTAGCGGCAACAGATGCTCAATCCCCGCGCCGATGCAGTGAATCCAGCGCAGATTTGGCGCGATATTCCCCAAACCTTCGGTGGGTAGGTCCCATGTCAGCAGCACATCTGCACTGCTCAGCGATTGCTCAAAGTTATCGGTATCCCAGTCGACGCGAAAATCCAGCTGCTCCGCAATGTCCGGGAAATCCGCCAGAACCGCGTCGATCCGGTCCTGCGTGATGGTGAACACGGCCTCGCCTTCGGGCGTATTGGGAAAGGATCCCGGCGCCCAGCGGTTGTTCTTTATATGAACCTTGGTTTTCAATTGCGCCTCCCGGCTGCCTGTCGCCGTTTATCCTAGGCCATTTTGCTCAAGACTGCGCAGACGTTCAAAGATTACCGGATCGCGCTCGGAATCGGGCAGTGCCTCGGCCTCGAATTGCAGGTCCATGACGGCCTCGGTGATCTGGCGCAGATATTCTTGGTCGTCGCCACCTTTGGGGGGCAGTGTCAGGATCGTGTCCTGCCCGTAGGTGCGCACCGAATGACCGTGATCGCGGCTGGGCTGCGGCGGCTCTGTCCCGTCGGTCAGATCGCGGATCTGCTTGCGCATACGGCGACGATAAAGAGAAATTCCCCGGTCGGTCGGCATCAGGTTCTCGCCCTTGTGGGTCGAAATCGGGCCCATTCCCTCGACCGCCTCGGAGTCGGCAGGATAGCGTTTGCGTTCTTCTAGCGGGCGATCCATGATCTCGCCCTGCTCGATCTTTTCGTGACCTTCGCGGGTGTTGTATTCATGCGGATCCCAGCGGTCGCCGAAATTGGCCCACGCGTAGACGATGGAGTTTTCGTCATCCACCGGCACCACCCAACGGGTAAAGCACGAGCGCCCAAAATAGCGCTGCTCGCTGCCATCGGCGGCATAGGCCGCGCCCGCCTGTGTAAAGTTCGGCAGAACCAGCTCGTTCACGCGCACCCAGGCGTTATCGCCGATGCGCCGTGTGGCGGAGCCGAGGAAGTGGTTTTCGCCCCGCTCATAGAATTTCAAAACGCCGAGCGCTTTCATCCCTTCGGAGAATTGGGGATGGCTGTTCTGGCCGTGCAGAAACGTCGTGTGAACCGGATCAAGGATCGCATCCATCACCTGAATCCAGTTGCATTTATAGGGCGCTTTGTAGGGGGCGCTGGTCATGCCCTCATGCTCGAATGCGTCGTAGATCGGGAAGTCGGGCTGAAGTTCGGGCGGCCCCATATAGGCAAAGATCAAACCGCGGTATTCGATCACCGGATATGCACCAAGGCGCGTGCGTTCGCGCACCATCTCGGCCGCCTTTGAGTTTTCGGCAGGGGTTTCCAGAATTTCACCATCCGGCGCGAACAGCCACCCGTGATAGCAGCAACGGATGCCGTTGGATTCGCATTTGCCGTACTCCAGCGAGGCGCGGCGATGAGGGCAGTATTTATGCACCAGCCCGATCTTGTCACCGTCGCCATAGCGGAACAGCACGAGTTCCTCGCCAAGGATCATGATCGCCTCGGGCAACTCACCCAGATCGTCGGTCAGATAGACCGGGTGCCAGAACCTACGCAGGTATTCCCCGCCCGATGTTTCGGGGCCGATGCGGGCCAGCTCTTCGTCGGCGCCCGCATTGCGGGATTGCTTGTAACCTCGGAAATCGCCTGCAAATGGTTGCGGCCTTGGGGTGGATCCAGCGGTTTCCATCCTTAAATGCTCCTGTTGGGTTCGGCCCCTGAGGGTAACTGGTGCAAGTATCGACTGCGCAATTCGTATGTCAACGAATATTTCAGGCTGTATTCGTAACTAGAATATTACTTTTCTGCGATATCATTATCGACTGGGGGTGTCGCGCCTCGCATGAACTATCTTGCCGATAGCGTGTTTTTACTGCCGCCGATTGTCTTTAAACTCGCAGCCGGAACAAAGCGTGGCGATCGACCGCCAAACGCGGTTTACGCATGATTTCAGGAACGAGGGCGCACCCAGATGAGCAATGACGGAGCCAATGATACCACAGACAAATTCGCAAAGGCGACCCGCAACGACCGGCTGACCATGCTGGACGATGACCTGAACAGTCGGATCGTGGGGATGTTGCGGCGCGATGGGCGGCGGCCCTATTCCGAGATCGGTCAGGAACTGGGCGTGTCCGAAGGCACGATCCGTAATCGTGTCGGTGCCATGCGCAGCGCCGGTGTGTTGCGCATCGTGGCCATCACCGATCCCGGCGCCGCCGAATACCGCACCGAGGCGATGCTGGGCATCAAGGCCTCATCGGGGTGCAGCCCCGAGACGCTGGCGCAACGACTGCGTTTGCTGGACGATGTAGTTTATATCGCATGGGTCAGCGGTCGCTATGACCTGTTGGTAGAAGTGACCAGCGAGAGCGACGCCGCATTCATGGACCTGCTGACGCGCCATGTCCACGGCCAGCCCGACATCAGCTCGGTCGAGGTCATGACGGGGCTGATGAACTTTAAAAACCAGTTCCTGCTCAAGACCAACTGGGCCTAAGCGGCCCACACACATTTTCCCATTCCAGATGATCTGACCGGCGTTGCGTAAACCGCAGCGTTTGAGCGGAAATGTGCGATATGCGCAACGCTGTTTGATGTTTGTTGTTGATTCCACCGCCTAATCGACGTTTACTATTCGAATTGGACAATTCTGAGGGCGATTCCCGGCTGATATCGCAGAGGAACATGGAAAATTTGAGCAAACCAGCATCAGGCAGCGCACCCTTGCCGGACCCGACGGAGGACCAACTGAACCGCCAGATCATCGGGTTTCTGGAGGAGGATGGGCGCACCTCGTATTCCGTGATTGCCGAGGCGCTGAATGTCTCTGAGGGCACCGTGCGCAATCGTGTTGCTCGGCTGAAATCCAGCGGGGCGCTGCGCATCGTGGCCGTGATCGACCCGGCTGCCACGGAATACCACACCAGCGCGATGCTGAACCTTAAGATGGCACCGGGATATTCGCCCGCCCAAGTGGCCGAGCGGTTGGATCCGCATCCCAGCGTTGTTTACATCCTCTGGGTTGCCGGGCGCTGTGATCTGGTCGTCGAGGTCGTGCTGGAGGATCATGCGC includes:
- a CDS encoding proline/glycine betaine ABC transporter permease, which encodes MAEDTAFNPLSPFTDIDLGIADWADGIKDWAADNRGTIQPVKRALNDVIVGVDNLFQAIPPILMIAIIALLAWQMAGRRVGLIVAVALVALGLLDPRAWPLAMTTLAIVLSSVFVCMIIGLPLGILAAKSDRLETVLRPVLDTMQTIPAFVYLVPVVMLVGIGNVSGIIVTVVFALPPLIRLTALGIRQVDRSVVEAARAFGASPRQIMMKVELPLALPTIMAGVNQTIMLALSMVVIASMIAVKGLGNEVLRAMGRLDAGKAIVGGLGIVILAIVLDRISQGVAQTGRERGHRHWWEAGPVGLVIRATRGRKIDTTGSARKSARVRETTEESGPDKKPKGVKV
- the proX gene encoding glycine betaine/L-proline ABC transporter substrate-binding protein ProX, with the translated sequence MTKHFGLSATFLSAALLVAGGAMANDTPGEGVTIRPIEGTLLEERFQNQIIYRALQDLGYTIGDPQSVEYQTIHLAIGSGDGDFTTVHYDPLHKAFFEESGGEEAMRRVGHLITGAVQGYLVDKASYDAGVTNIGDLKDPEVAKRFDANGDGTADLAGCPPGWGCERVIEHQLDAYELRDTVTHNQGAYSAIIGETIAREQAGESVIYYTWTPYWVSGVLVPGENVEWLEVPETSLPDGQTGNTEFEGRNLGWAVNELRIVASTAFLDANPAAEKLFELAEIPINDVSAQNSRMQDGEDSIEDIDSDVDDWIAENQEAYDGWIAEARKAAE
- a CDS encoding SRPBCC family protein — protein: MKLAMMTTFVAFTAFQATAVWSADYKVQRTLQLSSSATDAWNMAGDFCDIDDWHPAIADCALKAKDGALHRILTTVEGGEFVEKRIAFEAGQSYTYSIVSSPLPIENYTATFSIESLNGSLISWIGHFSSDDPSMEAAIAGIYEAGLSAIESGLADK
- a CDS encoding 2-hydroxy-3-oxopropionate reductase, which gives rise to MDIGFIGLGVMGAPMAKHLSDAGHTLHTSLNRSPLPDELSSAAVKVLDTPAKVAAACDIIIVMVPDTPDVSRVVRGEGGLLEGLRKDTLVIDMSSISPIVTAELATLVNEAGALYLDAPVSGGQVGAKAQTLTIMVGGPQEAYQRALPLFELMGKNITLIGTHNGAGQTCKIANQIIVALNIEAVSEALVFASKAGCDPATVRKALMGGFASSKILEVHGERMINRTFDPGFRIKLHQKDLNLALSAARELGVSLPNTATCQELFNAASASGHSEADHSALIRALEGMADHEIS
- a CDS encoding D-2-hydroxyacid dehydrogenase, yielding MKTKVHIKNNRWAPGSFPNTPEGEAVFTITQDRIDAVLADFPDIAEQLDFRVDWDTDNFEQSLSSADVLLTWDLPTEGLGNIAPNLRWIHCIGAGIEHLLPLDWLPDTVTLTNNKGVHAAKAGEFGLMAVLMLHSHMPAIITNQRKAIYDSLYASPIAGKTLVVLGTGSLGGAAAKQVQGLGVHVIGVNRSGRAIDGCDEVVTTADLDNVLPRADYLLIATPDTPETRGLMDRRRLDLMKSGAGIINIGREAVMDYGALCDKLEDGSLGGAILDVFDPEPIAGDSRLWTTRNLIVTPHVSADDGDAYVPLTLGLFFRNMQLFLAGKPLLNPIQRDLCY
- a CDS encoding aromatic ring-hydroxylating dioxygenase subunit alpha → METAGSTPRPQPFAGDFRGYKQSRNAGADEELARIGPETSGGEYLRRFWHPVYLTDDLGELPEAIMILGEELVLFRYGDGDKIGLVHKYCPHRRASLEYGKCESNGIRCCYHGWLFAPDGEILETPAENSKAAEMVRERTRLGAYPVIEYRGLIFAYMGPPELQPDFPIYDAFEHEGMTSAPYKAPYKCNWIQVMDAILDPVHTTFLHGQNSHPQFSEGMKALGVLKFYERGENHFLGSATRRIGDNAWVRVNELVLPNFTQAGAAYAADGSEQRYFGRSCFTRWVVPVDDENSIVYAWANFGDRWDPHEYNTREGHEKIEQGEIMDRPLEERKRYPADSEAVEGMGPISTHKGENLMPTDRGISLYRRRMRKQIRDLTDGTEPPQPSRDHGHSVRTYGQDTILTLPPKGGDDQEYLRQITEAVMDLQFEAEALPDSERDPVIFERLRSLEQNGLG
- a CDS encoding Lrp/AsnC family transcriptional regulator, with the protein product MSNDGANDTTDKFAKATRNDRLTMLDDDLNSRIVGMLRRDGRRPYSEIGQELGVSEGTIRNRVGAMRSAGVLRIVAITDPGAAEYRTEAMLGIKASSGCSPETLAQRLRLLDDVVYIAWVSGRYDLLVEVTSESDAAFMDLLTRHVHGQPDISSVEVMTGLMNFKNQFLLKTNWA
- a CDS encoding Lrp/AsnC family transcriptional regulator, which encodes MENLSKPASGSAPLPDPTEDQLNRQIIGFLEEDGRTSYSVIAEALNVSEGTVRNRVARLKSSGALRIVAVIDPAATEYHTSAMLNLKMAPGYSPAQVAERLDPHPSVVYILWVAGRCDLVVEVVLEDHAQFLSFLETQIHHAADIAHAEVMPGLKNFKNQFLLKRGTTDTSETTAPGRGPAPRAPVQDAPL